In the genome of Arabidopsis thaliana chromosome 4, partial sequence, the window TAACGAGGGAACATTAAGAGTTCGCATTTCGTCATCAGCCATTGTTCCATATGGAAGTTCCATGTGAATGTCCCATGGTGGATCCGCCATAACAACTCCAAAGGTTCCCAAAATGTCCATTCGAAAAGAACGGATGTCACAGTTAATCCATTGTGCCTCACCAAGTTCAGCTTCAGAACAGTAATCAGCACGTAGAGGCTTCAATGCCTTATCTGGACCAGCCATCATAGCGTCAGCCATGTCGAGCTCGTAATGCACGTATTTGCAAGTCTGtccaaattcaaaataatgGTTGCTCTGTTACCATATATCTACACTTAACCGAAGTACTATCACACAAttgtgaccaaaaaaaagttaccttCATGTGACGACAAGTATCGAGAAAGGAACAATCTCCTAGGCTAACGTCAGTATGTGAAGCGATTAGTCGACGGAAATGTCTCTGAAAGTATACAGAATTCATAAAAACTAAGTAGATTTCAGCAAAGCAACATAGACACCATAGCAGGAGATCAATATAAACCtcacaaaataacaaacaaaaaacttgaCATGCAAACCAATCCTAATTTGTTCGCTATGGAATTCTTAACAATATAACATTCTGAATTTCCTATCAAATAAGATGTACATTGTAAATTTGAGTTGGTTCAAACCTTGTTGCAGGCTATGTGAGAACCAGACTGAAGACGGCAATCCTCTTTAGTTAAATACCTACAGTAATACTTAACCTGTGATCCTCCTTTGCTTTTAAACTGTAAggaacataaaaatataacagtCAATCACAAGATCCAAGCTGTTTATTAGAAGATGAAAtgaaaactaacaaaacataaCACCTAGAAGAGTTGAGGCTAGAAACAGTGACAGGTCTCACAAGATACCAAGAGAGAAAGTCACAACAAACACACAAGTTTTGTGGAAAGAGATCTTTGCTTTCGCTACATCGATATTGAAActagaaagtagaaactaTGTATCAAAAACTTTCAACCCCACCCCACACTGAGAGACAAAACACACAAGTGTTGTGATAACTAGTTAAACACGCTTATAAACATTAAGCATCTAGATCCGTAAGGTGATTATTTTCAATAGAAGGCTCCTTGCTTTCAGAACATATGGCCACATAGGAGCATCACTATCAGCATCCAAACCGAAGAAACACACATCTAAGTTATATAGCTCTTTGCTTTTCACCCTACTGCTTTTCACAAAATGGCATAGTATCTGCTCCCCTATAATCTTGATAACAAACTACTATGGATACTAACTACTAAGATGGCTAATAGCTTTCTCCAGAACTTGTTCACGAATCATACACTATCTAATCCGCTATCTACGCCAAATTAACACAGCTTTGGATCAACAACTTATCTAGTCTGCTGTGAACTACACTATGTGTTTTCCTCCTCAATTCCTTTTGAAAGCTTATATACTCACATTTACATTCACATATagttttgtattaaaaaagcATGTATTTAACTAAAGACTATAGTTAACTGAGTTCACCTTAGCAGCAGTAGCGGCTTCTTTAGCGGTTGGACGGTGAATCAGATCAAGCAACTCCTCACCTGTCCTAGACTGTTGCTTCTCCTTAAAAGACTTCTTACTCAAAAGAGCCTCAACATCTTTCAAATCCTCTTCCTCACTTCTAAGCTTCTGATTCGACGGTACAGGCAACGGCAAAGGCAAAGGAAATGGTGGTGGTCTACCCATTATCCCCATTGGATGATGCATTCCCATCATTTGCATTCCTCTTGGTGCATTCATCATTGGCCTAAACCCCATATTAGGATCACCTCCCCACATCTCAGGTCTCGGGAAATTACCCGACCCGGAAACACCAAACCCGCCACCAGAAACAGTAGCATTCTCAATTGAATTAGGCGTTTCGACAACCCGATTCGATTCGTTATTCCCTTGGAAACTCTCTGGTAACTCTTTAAGCAATCTAGTTCTATCTATAGCTAAAACCATGATCCTAGGCTTCCCACTAACCTCAAACTCTTCCAATTCCACAGAACCATTCTCTTCCGCCATCGATTTAAGTGCGGTCTCCACCGCAAGAATCGGTCCACATTCACCGCCTAAATCTCGTAACGCCGCCTTCTCCGCCGGTCTAGCATTCTGGTCATTCTCAAGCTTCCTAAGCACAGTAGAAGAATCCGTAGGAGAAAACGGTACACGTTGAAGCAAACACTCAGCAACCATAGCTCTAACAAGCGCCATAGGACTCCCACTAGACCCATCAGCTTCAGCATCTCTCTGATTCGAATCAACAAGCATCGATTTTGAATCATGCCCATGTAATTGTTGCAGTTGGGTTCCTAATTTAACAATCGGATGATGCTTCTTCTCAACTTTGGGTTCTGGTAATGGTGGTGTAGCTACGAAAGGTCGATTCgtgaaagaagagatgagTTTGAGTGAGAGATCGAGAGATGGGACTATATCGGGAACAATGGATTGGAGTGAGGAAAGGAGATCTAAGTGAGCGTCGTGTTGGGTTCGAATTCGATTCTCTAATCGAACTCTCATGTCTTTGACGACGGTAATGGTGGCGTCATCAGATTCAGTTTCCATGGCTTCGAAACAAAAGAATTCGAGAGAGAGTTTGTGCAGGTCTTtagcttgaaagaaagttaaAAAGGGTTTTAGCAAGTAAGTCACTAAAACGATGTCGTAGCAGTTTTAGGTCACGAAAAATGTAAAGGAGCACgatgataagtttttttttttttgtcggacACGATGATAAGTTGATAACATAAAAcggtaaaaatatttttgggtgTTTAGTTAGATAATTGTaggatattttaaaaatgtaagaaaaagttatatgtagggtaatttaaaaatgtaagaaagggttataagaaatttacaaATAACAACTAGTTTAGTATATGATTTTAAGATTTCAgttctttgtattttattttggatcaacaaaatccaaatttttgcacttttcttttctttatcacGGAAAGTGATTTAGTTTGTTGGAGTTGAattctgataaaaaaaatatagcaGAGGTGAACCGTTAACCCTAAAAATCGAAGCTCTAAGTATCGCAAAAATCGACAAGGTTGAcctaaaataatatttttttctctcgtcTTCCTGCTTTAACACAAAGTGACCAGCGCGTGGAGGCTCAAATAGCACCAGCGTCAGTCaccttctttgtttctctgcatagtttttcatttcttgtcTTTGTATTCTTTGTTTGTGGAAGCATCGAGGCTCTACATTTTGGAATAGTGGGTGTTGTGGGGCAGATTTAATGAGGTTGGGTCTTGGTACTCAGATCTATAGGATCTGTTGGTCAAGGGTGTTCTTGGGTCATCGTTCTTGTTCGGTGGTCACAGAGTGGAGTCACAACGTCGTCTTTGTCGGGTGGTTCTCTTCGCTGAGTCTTGACGGACTTTGGAGgcttttgcttctctcttgACGGCTCGTTTCTTTTCTCCCAAAGCTGCATCTGTGCAACATTGGATCGCCTCCTCGATATCTCGGTATCTCCAATGTCTCTCATGTATTCCTCTTTTGTGTCGACTTGTTGCTCTGATCAGTTCGTCTCTGTGAGATATGGTAACATCAGAGGATTAGGTTTAATTGTCTCCCTCGTTTGGACTTCCGTCTCCCTTGTTTGGGCTAATCTTCTCTTCCCGACTAAGTTAATCTTTGTTAGTTTGGGGTTGAGCACTTTGATTATATTTGAGTTTTCTCTCATCGTGTAGCAGATGATGGTTTGCTTAATTTATTGATCGTTGTGGCGTTAAAACGTCTAAGTGGTTCTCGATTATCTTACGGTTCATCCGGAAGACCCTTGACAAAGGCACTCATTGAAAAAGAAGCATTTATTGAGAAGGCCAAGTTCCACTATCTTGTTATTGCCATAAGTTATGAAGAAGCCCCTCTTCATAATTTGTTGTGCGGGAAGTCTTTATGGTGAGCTTCGAGAGCTTCGTTTAGTCTCGAGACaagatttgtttggtttttacaATGTATTATCGGAAAATTCCTTCCTTATCTTGTCGTAGGTTATGGGTCGAGCATGGTGTCTTCTTGaagtttaaacttttattttctcatgtGTATTGTAACGTTTCCAAtctaatcttattatataaagtacagttttgaaagttactaactcacgAGATCATGACACGTGGTTATTTAAACGATCTTAGATTTTGacatatgtttgattttttttttactttttcctaaaagaaaataggaaactaaaaaacaaagatatttatatatactaattaatatgtttatatctaaatatttaacttacaattttcttaactaaaatgtaaaactaacaataagatggagtgtatataattaaattatataaaaaactaacaaCAAGATGGAGTGTATatcattaaattatatattttattatggtAAAATAggtatttaaattgtattgcaaaatcgaatttgtaagattgaaatttggtttaaagaaATACTAAATTACATACTGAAAAAGTATGAGAGTTACGTTACTATTTGAAATtcaaatcttattatataaagtacagttttgaaagttactaactcacgAGATCATGACACGTGGTTATTTGAACGATCTTAGATTTTGacatgtttttgatttttttttactttttcctaaaagaaaataggaaactaaaaaaaaaagatatttatatatactaattaatatatttatatctaaatatttaacttacaattttcttatctaaaatgtaaaactaacaataagatggagtgtatataattaaattatataaaaaaactaacaataagatggagtgtatatcattaaattatatattttattatgataaaataggtatttaaattgtattgcaaaatcgaatttgtaagattgaaatttggtttaaaaaaatacaaaattacataCTGAAAAAGTATGAGAGTTAcgttactatttaaaattcaaatatcattaataagaTGGAGTGTATAGGGACTGCATAGTCCGAGTTACTCATGTGTATAGTAAAGCTAATCGCATAGTAAATGGATTAGCAAACTATGCGTTTTAATTACTGCTcggtttatatttatttgatgtttgtcCAACAGTTGTAAGTCCGACATTGTTAGAGGATACAAACGGGATGTCGTTTTCACAGAGTGTCCGAATgtagtttttatattataaataacaaaatagtttattatgatgaaatagatagttaaaatataagtaaaattgaatgtgtatgattaaaattttatgtaatacaaaaattactacattaaatattagaaaaagtgTGTTGATTACTATTTactatataaagtttaaatattactgttaatatttaaataaatttatatcatacacccgcctatttaggcgggccttatctagtATCAATATAATtcgtgaaaaagaaaaaaaaaccgtgaaccaatttttttgatatcgacaacaaaaaaagaagctaatttttgttttaaatagaaatgtttttaaattgttagtaaattttagtaaagatatttttgtaattttatattctttttatattttaaaaaatatattttaaaagagaaaaatgggtaaattatttttcaaacaaaaacttaaaaattggGATTTTCCTAAATTTTCTTTGGACTATAAAAGCACTTCTCCAAAAATTGTGTTTTATAaccataattttttgtatttataaactttttttgtaaatgtaAAATCTActcattataatttttctgTACCTTTTTTTTAGGTTCGCATATGTTGCcagaatttcaaaatattttgttcttgttttttttatcataattgTTCGTATTGTGTATTTTACTAATATTTATGTCTATTCAATAGATTCATCTatcaaatcaacaaataaaaaaaaatctcaactttaattttatttcaattagGTTTTCATACCAACCACATATTTTTGCTGcaataaatttttgtatttatatggGTTAACatattcaaccaaaaattttaaaaagtataaacTCATACAACACACACCAAAACTAAGAATAAATTTACAAGTAAACTTTTTCAAGAAGAATTTATCCAAAAACCACACACCTTTTCTATCTCGTTGACTTTTCCATGCCACAATTCTTTTCCATTTcaagttttctctttctttttctaatttaacaaaaactatttttagtaTGTGTTaagtatatttattaaaaaacaactGCCTTTCTCACAAGCAAGATAAAAAcccttttattaaaaaaaaaatttaagaaaattgaatCATGAGACATGCTACTTCACCTatagttttctgttttctcatATTTCTCGTTATGAATCATGTTAAAGGTAGGTTTAATACTTTATTCAAGAgatgaaaacatatttatttctgTCGAAAAGATGGtgttagaaaaatattaaggCCTTTGATTTAATCGTATATTGTCAAttgtttaactaaaattttatatacaattattattttttattaattcgAAAATAGGTCAGGCGAAAAAAAAACGATGTCCGATTGGACTGCATACATACGGAAAATGTGGGACCGACAGagctaagttttgttttagtgaaATTGAAAGTAAGTTATCATTTTCCAAACAAGTGCTCAACACTATTTCTAGTTGCCGGTGCGATGACGATAGGCAAGGAAACAAGGACTATATTGGTGCCAATGTGATAGAAGAGAAGGCCGTCCTTGCCCCGCAAATTGATGAACTTCACGGTTCGAAAAtggtgttttttctttgagtctttagtgtttgtttttgcttatgttttttgttttttttttgtgtcttttgttgttttttaatttcgtttgtagtttttttgtcttatatCTGCTACTTATTTATCTTTGTAAAAACCTCTCAGATGGAAAATAGTATAAAACTTAAcattcataccaaaaaaaaatttattactaccgaaaaccaaaacatatttaccaataattaagaagaaacaacaagttataagatatatttggtgttgaaatatatataatcgtTTATACGAATAAAGTGGTAGTATTGTTTTGAACCatcttaaaatttatattcgTTTATATTTGATGAGGACTCGAGTTTCTTTGGTGTTGTCCATGCAAATGTTCTAGCTTCACGGTTCATAATCGATGTTTCTTCCTTACACTATTGGCGGTTGTTTTTATGCGTGCTTTCCTCgtattttctattgttttagTAGTTCTTTTAGTTGTAGATTTTGGTCTCTTAACCTTCTTTGTTTCCTATGTAACCGTTGTACCAATTTTGAAAATGGTATAAATACTTCgtactaataaaaaaaaaattactaagaAGAGACAATTTATAAGATATATGGGTGTTGAGATATATCGTTTATACTAATAATGGTAATAGTTGTAGTATTCTTTTGAAAGATCTTAAATACCATTGTGTTTTTATCACGCTTTGGcatgtaaatatattttttacgGTTGTGGTACAAAGTTACcaatcaaaagtcaaaaccaaatttttctttcagttaaTCTGTTGTGGATATACAGTTATCCAAATTGGGTACGCATAAACTCATTACGAGTTACTAATTACTATATTGAAACCTAACTGAAATCTAACCAAAATTGAACCGAACTAGGCAATAAAAAACGTTTCAATTGAttatgaattttcaaaaactcaaGACCGACTTAAAAGAAACTGAAATAATCAATCCgaataattgaataaataCCCCACCCTACTAATGAATCATCCTTACTATACACAGCAATCTCACACACTGAATATGAGAATGAATGTAAAAAATGATCTTTACAAACATAGGTACCAAATCCAACCACCAAACTTTAGCATTGGAAATGCCTTCGCCGCGCAAACGCGTTTTACGTATAAAGCGGGCATCCTTCAACAATAATACCAGGCGCGGTTGGACAAGAGGCCAAAGGACAACCATCAAGCTCATTTCCCCACCAATCCAAACTCACATTCTCAAGTCCCAAACACATATAAAGCAACACACCCATAAATGCTAATCCAGCATCCAATGCTCCtgacaaaacataattatacCTCTGCCATAGATTTGGCCTGTACCTAAACACAACAAATCCGGATAAGAATCCAGCAAGAACCCATGTTGTGTAGTTCACGGCTGTTGCGGGCGGCATCGAGCTTGTCGCGCTTATAAGAACCGGCATGTTTATAAGCTTGATCCACTCTTGTCTAGGAAACATCCTTGAAGCTAACCATACAAGAATAGGGGCTATAGCGCCCACAAGGAAGAACCAATTAACGGATTTGTATAAACCAAGATCTCCAAAGATTCTACGAGGTCCAATAAGTCCCCATATCACCGATGCATCATAAAAGACTTTATCCGATGGACATGTCCAAACCGAGTTAGTAACCGAATCACATATGTTGGGGATGGTCTCCATTAGCCACCAAGCCGTTGTGAGGTAAACAAAACATGAGATGAGTGTTCCAACAATCTGAAACCAATAAATCATGAACAAATTATAACTAACAATAATAACATTAAGAGAGTCGTATAAACTAGTTGACATTAAAATAGAGATTGTATAACCTGTGCCATGAACATGGTTCTAGGTGGTATCTTCATGTAGTGACCAAGCTTAAAGTCTTGAAGAAACGTGATGGCTTGTTGCATGCTTATGTATCCATATACTTTAAAGCACATATTTGCAACTGGATATCCTGGATAGATATATCCTATGATATATTCTGTAATAATGTTCAATCCTGGCGcctacaaaaacattaaacatacTTTTAATATGAATTTGCACTAAATCTCCAAATAATTTGAGACAAATTATATAGGTATTCAATTTAGATATGGTTTTTTACCTGATTGGTGATGGCGGTGATGATACCGATAGGAAGTGTAAAGATAATGGCGACGGTACATGCCAATAGAACACCCCACCATGGTAATTGAAGTTGGTCATTGTAATACTCACAAGCAAAGATTGTGGCTCCAACGTTGGTAACGAGTATGCACCAAAACCACCACTCTGGAACTTGTTTGTACCTTTGCATTAGCCTCGCGTGTACAtccaatttcttttctttaaaactCTCCTTACTCTGCTCCCATATCTCCCTAAAAACATATCCATTAAAAGACATTACAGAAGCGAGCTAAAAAAAACCATTGATGATCCAAATccttacatatatacatatagttCATAAGAGCTTATTTTGATATACATTGTTATGTATGAGCTTTATTATACCTTCCGTGGAAGAGAGCAACATGCATGATGGTAGCGCTTAAAGCGGCAAAACCAACACCGTAACTAATGGCGAAGAAAGTGCAAAGATACAAAGGGCCTTGACGCTCGTAGGCTGGGAGGTCAAGGTGGAAATTAGAGTCTATAATGGATGTGATGTTGTACTTTGAACCCTGGCTCGAAAAAAGTGAGCTCGAAAATATGGGGAAGGTCTTGGCCTTGTACACATCGAGCCAATAGCATATTGGTACCAAGACATATATCACCAGCACAAATCCCACACCCACATTAGCCGTAGCAAACCtgttaaaaaaacatagaaagcATTTTTATTATTGCAATACCAATTACCAAACTAAATTGAACCtaaccaaacccaaaaccgtTCCCGGTTATTTGGTTATTCGGTTTGTTTTTTCGGCTCATAAACCGGATAATGTATGATTATAAACCAATTTCGGTTTATCTTGACCCATACTTTTATGACTTATTAGACCATCTCCAACCCATCTTCATACTCTTATGACTTAATAACTTAGTGAAATGAGTAAACCGGGATGAGTTTGGACTGACCATGGACTAGCGAGTGGACTACCCAAGTAAGAGGAAATGGTTGACCAGTCAAGTCCTATGGCCCCAACACCTAACCCGTGAAGACCAGACCCGATCTGTTGGGCCATAACTGATGATGGAAAGAACCAACAAACCCACGACAACGACGTCATGATCTGAAATAAGTAGCCCGGAAAGACATAATAAGCGAAACTGCAAACGAATGCTATCACGAAGAATTGTGTACGTGTCAGCCCTCCTTTGGTCCGTTCTTCTTTCTCGTGCAAAGCTCTGACAATTTAGCCAACGACAACATCAATATGTTAGATAGAATTATATgtcgatttttgtttgttaaagaaTAGAGACATATTTATGTCTCTTGCTTCTAAATGTGGTTATGTTCAATTTGGTTAGATTCAACAAGCCAGTTATACGAAAATATAATCCATTTGTATAACCTACACcacataaataagaaaaatgaatatatttctAGTAGTTACGTACGAAAATGTCTTTATCAGAAAAACATATCATGATGTTTATTTTCGAAGACATATGATAAAACTTGGTCccatgacatttttttttattttacatgttcaacaaaaaaaaacacatcacaTTCTAAAGctaatacaaattgaaaaagaaaaatttcatgtttctcttactttacaatttacaaaaacagtATATGCCCACCATATTACAATGAAAAATATTGGTCTCCATATTATATTCaaagattattttattttatttataaaaataaaaaaaaataaaaaaaattggtgggAATGgaatattttatctaatatttattattgtatgGCATCTTCAATTTTTATGACATTTGGCTAAAACACAATTATTTCCCCctttacttttgtttgtattgtatatagaaaatatcGAAAACTTGAGCTAAAACGTGAAACACACTCTAGTGATTATTGACTGTATTATTTACCTAAATAGTGAGACTTGAACAAGATTCGCCGGCCACCACATCGCCGCCGGTTCAACAAGGTATTTCCTAAATATTCCAGCCCATCCAAAACCTAACACCTAAACATCATTCACACTTAAACTAATCAGAAACCATAAACtcgatcaaaatcaaaagggtTAAGAATACCAACTTGGGTGGTAACGATAACGATGAAAGACACAAAGAACGTTATGTTCTTCATGTAAAACGCTTTGACCACGGTAACAACGTGTATTGCGTAAACAGATCCAGCTCCCGCGTTAGCGAAAATAGTGATCAACACATGCTCTTTCACATTAAACGGACCTGAaaccaatcaaacaaaatatttaaaactaatttttcgtaatttatacaaaataaagaatgGTTCAAAATCGATTTTTTCAACGGTTTAATggttgaaagaaacaaaaacaaaaagtcaattaTTTTGGATTACCTGGATTCAACGTAAACTGCCACTTTGATCCTTGGAAGAAGACTCTATCGGTGATTTTAGCAGCCATGAGACGACCAAGTGGTACGACGGCGATTTGAGCGGAGATGGCAGAGATAGTGAGAGGTTCTGTTCTATACCAGAAGAACTGATTGAGAAACGACAAGAGGATGCAAGAGAGAGTTCCTAAGACCCACATGCGAAATGTTAAGACAGGTAATGAAGGATCATCTGTTGTCGGAACAGTGAGTGCTACTTGTCGGATTGGTgagttctcttcttcttcctcctcattCTCGTCGGAGATTGGTAAAAGAAGATCCTCTGTTTCATCTCTTGGttcagatgaagatgaagatgatgacgcATATGATGGGTTTGTCAGATCTTTTGGGTTTGTTACTGTTTCGAAAAATGTTTGTTAGTACAATtgaaattataagaaaaaatattataagtttGAGAATTGTTGTTACATAGAGGAAGAACTTGTTCTGATTCTTCCAtggttgtcttcttcttcttcttcttgctctgttttttttttggggagaTGTGAATCTGACAAAGCTATCTTCTAGTCTTCTTCACGTCTTGAAGAGTTGGCCcatttgaaataataatatccaACAACTGTCTATTGTATATTTActtcttatttaatttttgacaTTAaagtagttttgttttcaatagaTTTTCATTCAATTATAAACATTTGTATCCTCCTTCAAACTTATTACTTTCGTTTTGCTAAGATAATTTTCTTGTCTacataaaatttcttttaacatCAAAGTCTTACAAAAATTTAGCTATACACTATTTCATGTCTTTTCTATTATAACTAAAAGGGTAAAAGGACAAAAcgatatttcatatttttaaggGTTATTGGTCTATCATCTCTAATCTTATGGTTGGTTTGTATTCGTTgttgaaacaaatattaaagcT includes:
- the OPT7 gene encoding oligopeptide transporter 7; amino-acid sequence: MWWPANLVQVSLFRALHEKEERTKGGLTRTQFFVIAFVCSFAYYVFPGYLFQIMTSLSWVCWFFPSSVMAQQIGSGLHGLGVGAIGLDWSTISSYLGSPLASPWFATANVGVGFVLVIYVLVPICYWLDVYKAKTFPIFSSSLFSSQGSKYNITSIIDSNFHLDLPAYERQGPLYLCTFFAISYGVGFAALSATIMHVALFHGREIWEQSKESFKEKKLDVHARLMQRYKQVPEWWFWCILVTNVGATIFACEYYNDQLQLPWWGVLLACTVAIIFTLPIGIITAITNQAPGLNIITEYIIGYIYPGYPVANMCFKVYGYISMQQAITFLQDFKLGHYMKIPPRTMFMAQIVGTLISCFVYLTTAWWLMETIPNICDSVTNSVWTCPSDKVFYDASVIWGLIGPRRIFGDLGLYKSVNWFFLVGAIAPILVWLASRMFPRQEWIKLINMPVLISATSSMPPATAVNYTTWVLAGFLSGFVVFRYRPNLWQRYNYVLSGALDAGLAFMGVLLYMCLGLENVSLDWWGNELDGCPLASCPTAPGIIVEGCPLYT
- the OPT7 gene encoding oligopeptide transporter 7 (oligopeptide transporter 7 (OPT7); CONTAINS InterPro DOMAIN/s: Tetrapeptide transporter, OPT1/isp4 (InterPro:IPR004648), Oligopeptide transporter OPT superfamily (InterPro:IPR004813); BEST Arabidopsis thaliana protein match is: oligopeptide transporter 1 (TAIR:AT4G27730.1); Has 1807 Blast hits to 1807 proteins in 277 species: Archae - 0; Bacteria - 0; Metazoa - 736; Fungi - 347; Plants - 385; Viruses - 0; Other Eukaryotes - 339 (source: NCBI BLink).), with amino-acid sequence MEESEQVLPLLTNPKDLTNPSYASSSSSSSEPRDETEDLLLPISDENEEEEEENSPIRQVALTVPTTDDPSLPVLTFRMWVLGTLSCILLSFLNQFFWYRTEPLTISAISAQIAVVPLGRLMAAKITDRVFFQGSKWQFTLNPGPFNVKEHVLITIFANAGAGSVYAIHVVTVVKAFYMKNITFFVSFIVIVTTQVLGFGWAGIFRKYLVEPAAMWWPANLVQVSLFRALHEKEERTKGGLTRTQFFVIAFVCSFAYYVFPGYLFQIMTSLSWVCWFFPSSVMAQQIGSGLHGLGVGAIGLDWSTISSYLGSPLASPWFATANVGVGFVLVIYVLVPICYWLDVYKAKTFPIFSSSLFSSQGSKYNITSIIDSNFHLDLPAYERQGPLYLCTFFAISYGVGFAALSATIMHVALFHGREIWEQSKESFKEKKLDVHARLMQRYKQVPEWWFWCILVTNVGATIFACEYYNDQLQLPWWGVLLACTVAIIFTLPIGIITAITNQAPGLNIITEYIIGYIYPGYPVANMCFKVYGYISMQQAITFLQDFKLGHYMKIPPRTMFMAQIVGTLISCFVYLTTAWWLMETIPNICDSVTNSVWTCPSDKVFYDASVIWGLIGPRRIFGDLGLYKSVNWFFLVGAIAPILVWLASRMFPRQEWIKLINMPVLISATSSMPPATAVNYTTWVLAGFLSGFVVFRYRPNLWQRYNYVLSGALDAGLAFMGVLLYMCLGLENVSLDWWGNELDGCPLASCPTAPGIIVEGCPLYT